The Vanessa atalanta chromosome 2, ilVanAtal1.2, whole genome shotgun sequence genome has a segment encoding these proteins:
- the LOC125072467 gene encoding 1-acyl-sn-glycerol-3-phosphate acyltransferase alpha-like has translation MWDKIVYIFIITVATYILKQLFSETPNNVKFQSKFLVFYIWTSIIALLLLPFFVFNPKNVKNSLFGVQIIKHVTKLIEVKWHLRNGKVLVEDRGAVIVSNHQSSLDILGLFNIWHVAVKIAAVARKELFYVMPFGLSAYLAGVVFIDRNNSKDAYRTLKATSEVMIKNKTKLWLFPEGTRNKDFTKLLPFKKGAFNIAVAAQVPIIPVVISPYYFINSKKYIFNKGHAIIQCLEPVPTEGLTMEDVPELKDRVQEIMERAYKELSKEVLSALPPNYPLATQD, from the exons ATGTGGGAcaaaattgtttacattttcatCATAACAGTGGCTACGTATATTTTGAAACAGCTTTTTTCCGAAACTCCTAATAATGTAAAGTTTCAGTCCAAATTTCTCGTGTTTTACATTTGGACATCTATTATAGCTTTGTTACTGTTGCCATTTTTCGTATTCAACCCAAAAAATGTTAAGAATTCATT GTTTGGGgttcaaataattaaacatgtgACGAAACTTATAGAAGTTAAATGGCATTTAAGGAATGGTAAAGTCCTCGTTGAAGATAGAGGAGCTGTGATTGTATCAAACCATCAATCTTCTCTCGATATTTTGG gcTTGTTCAACATATGGCATGTTGCCGTTAAAATTGCAGCGGTTGCAAGAAAGgagttattttatgttatgcCGTTCGGTTTATCTGCTTATCTAGCCGGTGTTGTTTTTATCGATAGAAATAATTCGAAAGATGCTTACAGGACTCTAAAGGCCACCTCGGAAGTTATGATCAAAAATAAG aCAAAACTCTGGCTATTTCCCGAAGGAACGAGGAACAAAGATTTCACAAAACTACTGCCCTTCAAAAAAGGCGCCTTTAACATCGCCGTGGCCGCGCAAGTACCCATCATCCCAGTCGTGATCTCAccgtactattttattaatagtaaaaaatatatatttaacaaag GTCACGCAATCATACAGTGTCTAGAGCCGGTGCCGACAGAAGGTTTGACAATGGAAGACGTACCCGAACTTAAGGATCGCGTTCAAGAGATCATGGAGCGCGCTTACAAGGAACTGTCGAAGGAAGTCTTGAGCGCTTTGCCACCCAACTACCCACTAGCTACTCAGGACTGA